The Magnolia sinica isolate HGM2019 chromosome 9, MsV1, whole genome shotgun sequence genome contains a region encoding:
- the LOC131256069 gene encoding putative pentatricopeptide repeat-containing protein At5g37570 isoform X4 — MFLWNAAKHRYPAFPHKTNSVGSYGYLLERCTSLVQLNQIHAQMLVNGFHRDNWLLTKLINALMSIAEQKLACAVFHHVDSPDEFLWNWMIRSYSCHGPVREAIVFYDMMRRRCVRPNNFSFPFALKSCAAVEALSEGEQMHADIVKLGFVCDVFVQTALVDMYAKCSRIEMARRVFDGMGEKSVVSWTAIVAGYCRHGLLEQAQELFDEMPVRNAVAWNVMIDGLARFGDLEVARHVFDRMSQRNTVSWTIMIGGYLRVGDMVRARRLFDQMVGKEVVAWTAMISGYAQNGESGEAIKLFHMMLADDVKPDEVTMLGVISAGVQSASLHLCTWIEECINRCGFGSDVRVLNAAINMYVQCGSIDQAFHVFEKMPERDVVSYNSMIAGCATHGDMKGALSVFSMMIEAKVLPNSITFIGILTACAHGGLVDEGRTYFRMMLDLSHVKITVEHYACMVDLLGRAGHLDEAHELILNMPIEPKASTWGALLGACRIHGNLGLAEVVAQKLFEMEPENPGNYTILANMYTEGRMWDAAGWVRRLMKDRQVSKTTGSSWIEVANSIENTTEVPQGHSFNASLDHQFSVHP; from the exons ATGTTTCTCTGGAATGCAGCGAAACATCGGTACCCGGCATTTCCTCACAAGACGAACTCCGTTGGTTCATATGGCTACTTGTTGGAGAGATGCACGAGCTTAGTTCAACTCAACCAGATCCATGCTCAGATGCTTGTGAATGGATTCCACAGAGATAACTGGCTGTTGACAAAGCTCATAAATGCTCTCATGTCGATTGCCGAACAAAAGCTGGCTTGTGCGGTTTTCCATCACGTGGACTCCCCAGATGAGTTTCTGTGGAATTGGATGATCAGGAGCTACTCTTGTCATGGCCCAGTTCGAGAAGCGATCGTCTTTTATGATATGATGAGACGTCGATGTGTTCGTCCTAACAATTTCAGCTTCCCTTTTGCACTCAAATCATGTGCAGCTGTTGAAGCTCTCTCCGAAGGTGAGCAGATGCATGCTGATATTGTGAAGCTAGGATTCGTATGTGATGTTTTCGTCCAGACGGCGCTTGTTGACATGTATGCGAAATGCAGTAGAATTGAGATGGCGAGGCGGGTGTTTGATGGCATGGGAGAGAAGAGCGTGGTTTCTTGGACTGCTATTGTTGCGGGTTATTGCCGGCATGGGCTTTTGGAGCAAGCCCAAGAGCTGTTTGACGAGATGCCTGTTAGAAATGCCGTTGCGTGGAATGTGATGATCGATGGGCTGGCTCGGTTTGGGGATTTGGAGGTTGCCCGGCATGTTTTTGACAGGATGTCTCAGCGAAATACAGTGTCTTGGACTATCATGATTGGTGGTTATTTGAGGGTCGGGGACATGGTACGTGCCAGGCGCCTGTTTGATCAGATGGTTGGAAAAGAAGTGGTAGCATGGACGGCCATGATCTCTGGCTATGCTCAGAATGGGGAATCTGGTGAGGCAATTAAGCTTTTCCACATGATGCTGGCTGATGATGTGAAGCCAGATGAGGTGACCATGTTGGGTGTCATCTCTGCCGGTGTGCAATCAGCAAGTTTGCATCTTTGCACATGGATAGAAGAGTGCATCAACAGATGTGGTTTTGGATCCGACGTCCGTGTCCTGAATGCAGCAATAAACATGTATGTGCAGTGTGGAAGTATCGACCAAGCTTTCCACGTGTTCGAGAAGATGCCTGAAAGAGATGTGGTATCCTACAATTCCATGATAGCTGGATGCGCTACTCATGGTGACATGAAAGGCGCTCTCTCCGTGTTTtctatgatgattgaagccaagGTTCTGCCAAACAGCATCACCTTCATTGGAATCTTGACCGCTTGTGCCCATGGAGGATTGGTAGATGAGGGAAGGACTTACTTCCGCATGATGCTTGATCTCAGCCATGTCAAAATTACAGTGGAGCATTATGCATGCATGGTGGACCTGTTGGGTCGTGCCGGCCACCTAGATGAGGCCCATGAGCTCATATTGAACATGCCTATCGAACCTAAGGCTAGCACATGGGGTGCGTTGCTTGGTGCTTGTAGGATCCACGGGAACCTTGGTCTGGCAGAGGTTGTTGCTCAGAAGCTCTTTGAGATGGAGCCTGAGAATCCAGGGAATTACACAATTCTCGCCAACATGTACACGGAGGGGAGAATGTGGGATGCTGCAGGTTGGGTGAGGAGACTGATGAAAGACAGGCAAGTGTCTAAAACAACAGGAAGCAGCTGGATCGAGGTCGCCAATTCCATCGAGAATACAACGGAAG TACCTCAGGGTCACAGCTTCAATGCATCCCTGGATCACCAATTTTCAGTGCatccctga